The following proteins come from a genomic window of Gemmatimonadota bacterium:
- a CDS encoding threonine synthase: MTLHRKGASHLEDTRTGELLESEQLIGLAPSGKPLFARYDLEQIAPGFQPEELAGRRADLWRYAEVLPVRDPACMIQLGEGWTPLLDAPRLATRLGIRRAWVKDEGQNPTGSFKARGLCLAVSRAKELGARELALPSAGNAGSAAAAYGAAADMPVHVVVPRDTPAPIVEEIRALGADLQFVDGLITDCAKIVRKGAEEHGWWDLSTLKEPYRVEGKKTMGYEIFEQLGLRLPDVIVYPTGGGTGLIGMWKAFDEMERMGWIGSERPKMISVQAAGCAPIVRAWEKGVEDAGMWEGAATYASGLRVPAAVGDFLILRAVRESKGAAVAIPDHEMQQWVHWMGADTGVFAAPEGGAVVAAVPRLLETGVISPDDEVVLFNTGSGLKYVGMTPID, encoded by the coding sequence ATGACGCTTCATAGGAAGGGCGCGAGCCATCTGGAGGACACCCGCACCGGAGAACTCCTGGAAAGCGAGCAGCTGATCGGACTCGCTCCCTCGGGGAAGCCGCTGTTCGCGCGCTACGACCTGGAGCAGATCGCCCCTGGGTTCCAGCCCGAAGAGCTCGCAGGCCGGCGCGCCGACCTGTGGCGCTACGCCGAGGTGCTACCTGTGCGCGACCCGGCCTGCATGATCCAACTGGGCGAGGGATGGACGCCGTTGTTGGATGCACCGCGCCTGGCCACTCGTCTCGGCATCCGCCGCGCCTGGGTGAAGGACGAGGGACAGAACCCCACCGGCAGCTTCAAGGCGCGGGGGCTCTGCCTCGCCGTCTCTCGGGCCAAGGAGTTGGGCGCCCGGGAGCTGGCGCTCCCCTCCGCCGGCAACGCGGGCTCTGCGGCGGCTGCCTACGGTGCGGCCGCAGACATGCCGGTGCACGTGGTGGTGCCGCGCGATACGCCCGCTCCCATCGTGGAAGAGATCCGCGCGTTGGGGGCTGACCTCCAGTTTGTGGATGGTCTCATCACCGACTGCGCCAAGATCGTGCGCAAGGGTGCCGAAGAGCACGGCTGGTGGGACCTCTCCACACTCAAGGAGCCCTACCGGGTGGAGGGGAAGAAGACGATGGGCTACGAGATCTTCGAACAGCTCGGGCTCCGGCTGCCGGACGTCATCGTCTATCCGACCGGAGGCGGCACGGGGCTGATCGGCATGTGGAAGGCGTTCGATGAGATGGAGCGTATGGGGTGGATCGGCTCCGAGCGTCCCAAGATGATCTCCGTGCAGGCTGCGGGCTGCGCGCCCATCGTGCGAGCCTGGGAGAAGGGCGTCGAGGACGCCGGGATGTGGGAGGGAGCGGCCACCTATGCGTCTGGACTCCGGGTGCCCGCGGCCGTCGGCGACTTCTTGATCCTGCGCGCGGTCCGCGAGTCGAAGGGTGCGGCGGTGGCGATTCCAGACCACGAGATGCAGCAGTGGGTGCACTGGATGGGAGCGGACACCGGCGTCTTCGCCGCACCGGAAGGCGGGGCCGTGGTGGCAGCCGTGCCGAGGCTGTTGGAGACGGGGGTCATCTCGCCCGACGACGAGGTCGTGCTCTTCAACACCGGCTCGGGGCTCAAGTACGTGGGGATGACCCCGATCGACTGA
- a CDS encoding class I SAM-dependent methyltransferase encodes MSETSPPGTPAMYGPLASWWPLVSAPEDYAEEAALYVEVLLDRAPSRPTLLELGSGGGNNALHMKRHFTAVTLVDLSEGMITVSRTLNPDCEHLTGDMRCVRLDRTFDCVFVHDAICYMTSEDDLSEALQTAFAHLDAGGVALFAPDYVRETYEPSTDHGGHDGSDRSVRFLEWGWDPDPNDCTYVVDYLFALRESSGEVRTIHDRHIEGLFPRATWRRLLARVGFEVEELALAHSEVDRPLISFVGRRPR; translated from the coding sequence GTGAGCGAGACATCTCCCCCCGGCACGCCGGCGATGTACGGGCCCTTGGCGTCCTGGTGGCCTTTGGTCTCGGCGCCCGAGGACTACGCGGAGGAAGCCGCTCTCTATGTCGAGGTCTTGCTGGACCGCGCTCCGTCGCGCCCTACACTCCTCGAGTTGGGGAGCGGTGGAGGAAACAACGCGTTGCACATGAAGCGGCACTTCACCGCCGTGACCCTCGTGGACCTGTCCGAGGGCATGATCACAGTCAGCCGCACCCTGAACCCCGACTGCGAACACCTTACTGGCGACATGCGCTGCGTGCGCCTGGATCGGACCTTCGATTGCGTCTTCGTGCACGACGCGATCTGCTACATGACCTCAGAAGACGATCTTTCCGAGGCCCTGCAGACGGCGTTCGCCCACCTCGATGCAGGCGGTGTCGCACTGTTCGCGCCCGACTACGTGCGGGAAACCTACGAACCGTCTACCGATCACGGTGGACACGACGGCTCCGACCGAAGCGTGCGCTTCTTGGAGTGGGGCTGGGATCCGGACCCGAATGACTGCACCTACGTGGTCGACTACCTGTTCGCGCTGAGAGAGTCGAGCGGCGAAGTTCGCACGATCCACGATCGGCACATCGAGGGGCTGTTTCCCCGGGCCACCTGGAGGCGGCTGCTGGCGCGAGTCGGCTTCGAGGTGGAGGAGCTGGCACTCGCGCACTCCGAAGTGGATCGGCCTCTCATCTCGTTCGTAGGGAGGCGCCCTCGATGA